In Fervidobacterium nodosum Rt17-B1, one genomic interval encodes:
- the pyrE gene encoding orotate phosphoribosyltransferase → MERVIEILKKTQALLEGHFILSSGLHSTNYVQCAKVFEYPEYGQEIGRLIAEKVKEQGIECTVVIGPALGGVIVAYEVAKFLGVRSMFTEREDGVMKLRRGFDLTTDDKVLIVEDVVTTGKSTFEVVEVVNQYSAEVVGFASIINRSGKENPFEDSGKKYTYLVKFDFPTYKPEECPLCKVNIPAVKPGSRNIKK, encoded by the coding sequence ATGGAAAGAGTAATCGAAATTTTAAAGAAAACACAAGCACTTTTGGAAGGACATTTTATACTTTCTTCGGGACTTCACTCAACGAATTATGTACAATGTGCAAAGGTGTTTGAATATCCGGAATATGGTCAAGAAATTGGGAGATTGATAGCTGAGAAAGTAAAAGAGCAAGGTATAGAGTGTACAGTTGTAATTGGTCCGGCTCTTGGTGGTGTCATAGTTGCATACGAAGTCGCAAAGTTCCTTGGAGTAAGGTCTATGTTTACTGAGCGTGAAGATGGAGTAATGAAATTAAGAAGAGGATTTGATTTAACAACAGATGACAAAGTTTTGATTGTCGAAGATGTTGTCACAACTGGAAAATCTACATTTGAGGTTGTTGAAGTTGTTAATCAATACAGTGCAGAAGTCGTTGGCTTTGCAAGTATAATAAACAGATCGGGGAAGGAAAATCCATTCGAAGATAGTGGTAAAAAATACACGTATCTTGTAAAATTTGACTTCCCAACTTATAAACCAGAAGAATGCCCACTTTGCAAAGTGAATATTCCAGCTGTAAAGCCTGGGAGCAGAAATATAAAAAAATAA
- the miaB gene encoding tRNA (N6-isopentenyl adenosine(37)-C2)-methylthiotransferase MiaB, with translation MKVHIFTYGCQMNENDSEIVKQLLKDEGIELTDDENDADVVILNTCAVRKKSEEKVYSHIGKLRKKGKKIGIMGCVAEKEKENLFKRGVSFVIGTRALTKVPDAVLNAKNGNKQIYLEDTLDEIEYHKVETRSSNHHAWVTIIHGCDRFCTYCIVPYTRGREKSRPIDEVLKEVESLSQRGYKEFTFLGQNVDAYGKDLRDGTSLAKLLKLASQIDNVKRLWFLTSYPTDFSLEIPKVMLESEKVARSIHLPVQHGSDKILKAMNRRYTRQEYIDLINEIRKIVPDASISSDIIVGFPGENDEDFEATVELVKLLKFERLNLAVYSPREGTVAWKYLKDDVPYQVKVRRMSYLLNLQKTINKELNKSYLGKEVEVIVEAQAKNGLFYGRDIRNKIISFEANPESIGKNVIVKVNKISAGPLYGEIKKILD, from the coding sequence ATGAAGGTTCATATTTTTACTTATGGTTGCCAGATGAATGAAAATGATTCGGAAATCGTTAAACAACTTTTGAAGGATGAAGGTATTGAACTAACCGATGACGAAAATGATGCTGATGTTGTGATTTTAAATACGTGCGCCGTTAGAAAGAAATCAGAAGAAAAGGTTTACAGTCATATAGGCAAATTAAGAAAAAAAGGTAAAAAAATTGGAATAATGGGTTGCGTTGCTGAAAAAGAAAAAGAAAACCTCTTTAAAAGAGGTGTTTCTTTTGTTATAGGTACGCGTGCTCTTACAAAAGTTCCTGATGCAGTTTTGAATGCTAAAAATGGAAACAAACAAATTTATCTTGAAGATACGTTGGATGAAATCGAGTATCATAAAGTCGAAACACGTTCATCAAACCACCATGCTTGGGTAACAATTATACACGGTTGTGATAGATTCTGTACATATTGTATAGTTCCATACACACGTGGAAGAGAAAAATCTAGACCAATCGACGAGGTACTTAAAGAGGTAGAATCTCTTTCACAAAGAGGATACAAAGAGTTCACGTTCCTTGGTCAAAACGTAGATGCTTACGGAAAAGATTTAAGAGATGGCACATCTCTCGCAAAACTGCTTAAATTAGCCTCACAAATTGATAACGTCAAAAGACTTTGGTTTTTGACATCTTATCCAACGGACTTTTCACTTGAAATTCCAAAGGTGATGCTCGAAAGCGAAAAAGTCGCGCGTTCAATTCACCTTCCGGTACAACACGGAAGTGATAAAATTTTGAAAGCTATGAACAGAAGATACACACGGCAAGAATACATTGATTTGATTAACGAAATTCGAAAGATAGTACCAGATGCATCGATATCAAGCGATATAATTGTTGGTTTTCCTGGTGAAAATGATGAAGATTTTGAAGCTACTGTCGAACTTGTTAAGTTATTGAAATTTGAAAGATTAAATTTAGCAGTCTATTCTCCACGTGAAGGTACTGTCGCGTGGAAATATTTAAAAGATGATGTGCCTTATCAGGTTAAAGTCAGAAGGATGTCGTATCTTCTAAACCTTCAGAAAACTATAAATAAGGAACTAAATAAAAGCTACCTTGGGAAAGAAGTTGAAGTTATCGTGGAAGCACAAGCAAAAAATGGCTTGTTCTATGGAAGAGATATCAGAAATAAAATAATTTCGTTTGAAGCTAACCCGGAATCGATTGGTAAAAATGTGATTGTAAAAGTGAATAAAATATCCGCAGGGCCTTTGTACGGTGAAATTAAAAAAATCTTAGACTAA
- a CDS encoding glycosyltransferase yields the protein MTVELPVKKLSDYSVFAKDDVEKIFEIGKKMKGLKVVHVNATAYGGGVAELLMTIVPLMRDAGVDASWEVLEAPMEFFNVTKKLHNTLQGADIEITDEEWALYEKVNEENAKKLNLDADVIIIHDPQPAYIPLYKSGNAHYIWRCHIDTSTPNLKVWNRLTSKMNMYKKALFHIMDYVREPFDKIAVEFPPSIDPLSPKNREMSKEELEKIAKTYNIDMTKPLITVVARFDPWKDLFSSIDVYRKVKEKFDVQLAIVSAMAKDDPEGWIFFEDVLRYAGTDKDILFLTDLKGVGHLEVNGIQRLSTIGLHTATREGFGLVISEMMWKQHPVVARPVGGVKIQIDDGINGYLRNDVNELSEAIVDLLSNKQILEKMGKNAKEKVRSTYLSTAHVKRYFEVIESVING from the coding sequence ATGACGGTTGAACTTCCAGTGAAGAAACTTAGCGATTACAGTGTCTTTGCCAAAGATGATGTAGAGAAGATATTCGAAATTGGAAAAAAGATGAAAGGACTTAAAGTTGTTCACGTAAATGCAACAGCGTACGGTGGCGGAGTTGCGGAACTTCTGATGACAATCGTTCCACTAATGCGTGATGCTGGAGTTGATGCGAGTTGGGAAGTACTTGAAGCTCCTATGGAATTTTTCAATGTTACAAAAAAACTACATAACACACTCCAAGGTGCAGATATTGAAATTACTGATGAAGAATGGGCCCTTTATGAAAAAGTTAATGAAGAAAACGCGAAAAAACTAAATTTAGATGCAGATGTTATTATCATTCACGATCCACAACCTGCTTATATACCGCTTTACAAGAGCGGAAATGCACATTACATCTGGAGATGTCATATAGACACAAGCACACCAAATTTGAAAGTGTGGAACAGACTTACATCCAAGATGAATATGTACAAAAAAGCCCTTTTCCACATAATGGATTACGTTAGAGAACCATTTGATAAAATAGCTGTTGAATTTCCACCTAGCATCGATCCACTAAGCCCCAAGAATAGAGAAATGTCAAAAGAAGAACTTGAAAAAATAGCGAAAACGTATAATATAGACATGACAAAGCCATTAATAACCGTAGTTGCAAGGTTTGATCCGTGGAAAGATTTATTCTCATCTATAGATGTATATAGAAAAGTTAAAGAGAAATTTGACGTACAACTCGCAATTGTTTCCGCAATGGCAAAAGATGATCCGGAAGGCTGGATTTTCTTTGAAGATGTGCTTAGATACGCAGGTACCGATAAAGATATTCTTTTCTTAACGGACCTCAAAGGAGTAGGGCACTTGGAAGTTAATGGAATTCAAAGATTATCCACAATAGGTTTACACACAGCTACGAGAGAAGGGTTTGGACTTGTTATAAGTGAAATGATGTGGAAACAACATCCAGTTGTCGCAAGACCTGTTGGTGGTGTTAAAATACAAATAGACGATGGTATAAACGGATACCTCAGAAACGATGTAAATGAACTTTCTGAAGCTATTGTGGACCTGCTTAGTAATAAACAAATTCTCGAGAAAATGGGAAAGAATGCAAAAGAAAAAGTAAGATCGACTTACTTATCAACTGCTCATGTTAAGAGATATTTTGAAGTTATAGAAAGTGTGATTAATGGTTGA
- the udk gene encoding uridine kinase — MYIILIGGGTGSGKTTVTRKIMERIGNEKCVMLPMDNYYRDMSHIPLEERKKYNYDHPDMIEHTLIVRHVKELLSGKSINLPDYDFAQYTRTQNFTIIEPKPILLIEGIFALYYEELRALADLKIFVDTEGDERFIRRLQRDIFERGRTIESVIQQYLSTVKPMHDAYVEPTKKHADIIIPKGGYNEKAIDVVVEFVQNLV, encoded by the coding sequence GTGTACATAATATTAATTGGTGGAGGTACAGGTTCCGGAAAAACAACGGTTACGAGAAAAATAATGGAAAGGATAGGTAACGAAAAATGCGTTATGTTACCTATGGATAATTATTATAGAGATATGTCACATATACCATTAGAAGAAAGAAAAAAGTATAATTACGACCATCCCGATATGATTGAACACACACTTATAGTTAGACACGTGAAAGAGTTACTATCTGGGAAATCCATTAATTTACCAGATTATGACTTTGCACAGTACACAAGGACACAAAATTTCACAATAATTGAACCAAAGCCAATATTGCTTATAGAAGGTATATTCGCGCTTTACTACGAAGAACTTCGAGCACTCGCAGATTTGAAAATCTTTGTTGACACCGAAGGGGATGAACGTTTTATCAGAAGACTTCAAAGGGATATTTTTGAAAGAGGAAGAACAATAGAATCAGTTATACAACAATACCTTAGCACTGTTAAACCAATGCATGATGCTTACGTTGAACCCACAAAAAAACATGCCGATATAATAATTCCGAAAGGTGGATATAACGAAAAAGCAATAGATGTAGTTGTTGAATTTGTACAAAATTTAGTGTAA
- a CDS encoding ABC transporter substrate-binding protein, producing MKKFVFVALLLVLSVVTFSRVTITMTAGAVGKELEVLYAQLDRFMKANPDIKVSVMPMPNSSTERHDLYVTYLASGEKEPTVLMLDVIWPAEFAPYLEDLTADKDYFELSKFLPGTVKAATVGGKTVAVPWFTDAGLLYYRKDLLQKYGFKEAPKTWDELVKMAKTITAKEKNMVGFVWQGARYEGLVCDFMEYLVSFGGDVLDDAGNVVVNSPAAVKALQFMVDLIYKEKVSPQAVTTYMEEEARRKFQNGEAVFMRNWPYAWALLNDPKESKVAGKVGVAPLPAGPSGKSAATLGGWMLGINKNATPEEKAAAKKLVKFLTSYDEQLYKAINAGQNPTMMDVYKNPELKKAAPFMVELYGMFINAVPRPRTAKYSEISDVIQKYVHAALTQQTTAQKAIEDMAKELNKVLGK from the coding sequence ATGAAGAAGTTTGTATTTGTGGCTTTATTGTTAGTTTTATCAGTGGTAACGTTTTCCAGGGTTACCATCACAATGACAGCGGGAGCGGTAGGAAAGGAACTTGAGGTTCTTTATGCGCAACTTGACAGGTTTATGAAAGCAAACCCTGATATCAAAGTTTCCGTTATGCCAATGCCAAATTCTTCTACAGAAAGACATGATTTGTATGTCACATATTTGGCATCGGGGGAAAAAGAACCAACAGTACTCATGCTTGACGTTATCTGGCCAGCAGAATTTGCTCCATATCTTGAAGATTTAACAGCTGATAAAGACTATTTTGAACTCAGTAAGTTTTTACCTGGTACAGTCAAGGCAGCAACAGTTGGTGGAAAGACTGTTGCAGTGCCATGGTTTACAGATGCTGGGCTTTTGTACTATCGTAAAGACCTTCTCCAAAAATACGGTTTTAAAGAAGCTCCAAAGACATGGGATGAACTTGTAAAGATGGCAAAGACAATCACAGCAAAAGAAAAGAATATGGTCGGGTTTGTATGGCAAGGCGCAAGGTATGAGGGACTTGTTTGTGATTTCATGGAATACCTTGTATCATTCGGCGGAGATGTGCTTGATGACGCGGGAAACGTTGTTGTTAACAGTCCAGCGGCTGTTAAAGCTTTGCAGTTCATGGTTGATTTGATTTACAAAGAAAAGGTATCACCACAAGCAGTTACAACGTATATGGAAGAAGAAGCAAGAAGAAAATTCCAAAATGGTGAAGCGGTATTTATGAGAAACTGGCCATACGCTTGGGCACTTTTGAATGATCCAAAAGAATCAAAGGTCGCTGGTAAAGTTGGAGTTGCACCACTTCCAGCAGGTCCATCTGGAAAGTCTGCGGCAACACTTGGCGGTTGGATGCTTGGTATAAATAAAAATGCAACACCTGAAGAAAAAGCAGCTGCGAAGAAACTCGTAAAATTCCTTACAAGCTATGATGAGCAGCTTTACAAAGCAATCAATGCAGGACAAAATCCAACAATGATGGATGTTTATAAAAACCCAGAACTTAAGAAAGCTGCACCATTTATGGTTGAACTTTATGGAATGTTTATTAACGCAGTTCCAAGACCAAGGACAGCGAAATACAGCGAAATTTCTGATGTAATTCAAAAGTATGTCCACGCAGCTTTGACACAACAAACAACGGCACAAAAAGCGATAGAAGACATGGCCAAAGAACTTAACAAAGTCCTCGGTAAATAA
- the rsmA gene encoding 16S rRNA (adenine(1518)-N(6)/adenine(1519)-N(6))-dimethyltransferase RsmA: MTLKKSLGQNFLSSEIYAEKIVGLSNVEKNDTILEIGAGAGTLTVALAKTGATVFAIEIDNRMEPILKERLEKYDNVKIIFEDFLEMDISFLPNGYKCISNIPYYITAPILKKLLFTNFSMLTIMMQKEVGERLLEKPGSSNRGFLTVVLQTVADVEKLLLVPKSAFVPNPDVDSIVLKITKKKEFPFSNLSEFESYWTFVSNSFSQKRKTISNNLKSMGMAKEEIENLLKNLNIKTNARPEELSTEEFLSLWRMVYGKEN, translated from the coding sequence GTGACACTAAAAAAATCACTTGGGCAAAATTTTCTTTCAAGCGAAATTTATGCAGAGAAGATAGTAGGACTTTCTAACGTAGAAAAAAACGATACGATACTTGAAATAGGTGCTGGAGCAGGAACTCTAACAGTTGCACTGGCTAAAACCGGTGCAACTGTTTTTGCTATTGAAATAGATAATCGAATGGAACCGATACTGAAAGAAAGACTTGAAAAATACGATAACGTAAAAATAATATTTGAAGACTTCTTAGAAATGGATATATCCTTTCTTCCAAATGGATATAAATGTATTTCGAATATTCCATATTATATAACGGCTCCTATATTAAAAAAGCTTTTATTTACAAATTTCAGTATGCTAACTATAATGATGCAAAAAGAAGTCGGTGAAAGACTACTTGAAAAGCCTGGTAGTTCTAACAGAGGTTTCTTAACAGTTGTACTACAAACTGTTGCCGATGTTGAGAAGTTATTGTTGGTTCCAAAAAGCGCATTCGTACCAAATCCCGATGTCGATAGCATTGTGCTGAAAATCACAAAGAAAAAAGAATTCCCATTTTCTAATTTATCTGAATTCGAAAGTTATTGGACCTTCGTTTCAAATTCGTTTTCACAGAAAAGAAAGACAATTTCAAATAACTTAAAATCTATGGGAATGGCAAAGGAAGAAATTGAGAACTTACTTAAAAACTTAAACATTAAAACAAATGCACGACCTGAAGAATTATCTACTGAAGAATTCTTAAGCTTATGGAGGATGGTTTATGGTAAGGAAAACTAA
- a CDS encoding ABC transporter permease subunit, with protein sequence MVFPAILVISIIAFFPLFKTFYDSFYEFGLRPDIERKFVGFQNYVELFKDERFVFALKNTIFFTVVSVALETAFGLLIALIVNQPFKLRGMVRAAMLIPWAIPTAISSQMWKWMFNDQGGIISKWLENLGIIEQGVPILGMPKTAMWAIIAVDVWKTTPFMALLILAGLQLIPEELYEAARIDGANLWKRFTSITLPMLRPTIAVALIFRTLDALRVFDVVFIMTRGSVNTETLAVYNRVLLMDRAFTGAWFGYGSALSVVIFLLISIFAIIYIKSLKLQLD encoded by the coding sequence ATGGTTTTCCCTGCTATATTAGTTATTTCTATCATAGCGTTTTTCCCACTCTTTAAGACTTTTTATGACAGCTTTTATGAATTTGGACTTAGGCCTGATATAGAAAGAAAGTTTGTTGGTTTTCAAAATTATGTTGAACTATTTAAAGACGAAAGGTTTGTATTCGCGCTAAAAAATACTATATTCTTTACTGTTGTTTCTGTGGCGTTAGAAACCGCTTTTGGTTTGTTGATTGCGCTAATAGTCAATCAGCCGTTTAAACTTAGAGGTATGGTAAGGGCTGCGATGCTTATCCCATGGGCTATTCCAACAGCGATTTCTTCTCAGATGTGGAAATGGATGTTCAACGATCAAGGTGGAATAATATCAAAATGGCTTGAGAATTTGGGAATTATAGAACAAGGGGTTCCTATTCTTGGAATGCCAAAAACAGCTATGTGGGCAATTATAGCCGTTGACGTTTGGAAAACAACACCGTTTATGGCTCTTTTAATTTTAGCGGGTCTTCAACTAATTCCTGAAGAGCTTTACGAAGCAGCAAGAATAGATGGAGCAAACTTATGGAAAAGATTTACAAGTATAACTCTCCCGATGTTGAGGCCTACTATAGCAGTTGCACTTATTTTCAGAACTTTGGATGCGTTGAGAGTGTTTGACGTAGTGTTTATAATGACCCGTGGAAGTGTTAATACTGAAACTCTTGCTGTTTACAATAGGGTATTGCTTATGGATAGAGCATTTACAGGCGCATGGTTTGGTTACGGATCTGCACTTTCGGTTGTTATTTTCTTGCTTATATCGATATTTGCAATTATTTATATAAAATCACTAAAACTGCAACTTGATTGA
- a CDS encoding Cof-type HAD-IIB family hydrolase, with the protein MVRKTKTFVFDLDGTVLTPKNEFPLETKELIMNILKKGDNVVFATGRMHISAKKLLDRVFGEDVFPIISYNGAVVYVPDKGFIFEKTLELSTAHKVIDFFRRNNIHVQTYVEDILYTEKDNEEIKLYSKHAEVPYTVVDDLKAIHQPPIKILGIGDQELLDRLIPDLKNVVGNSATVFKSFSIFLDVVPADANKGIALRFLADYLKFDLSETIVFGDNENDIFMFEVAGRKIAVSNAVEKLKEVADFVSKSNEENGVYFAFTQLFPEYIV; encoded by the coding sequence ATGGTAAGGAAAACTAAAACTTTTGTTTTTGACCTTGATGGTACGGTACTAACTCCAAAAAACGAATTTCCATTAGAAACAAAAGAACTGATAATGAATATTCTAAAAAAAGGCGACAATGTCGTTTTCGCAACTGGCAGAATGCACATTTCAGCCAAAAAATTACTTGATAGAGTTTTCGGAGAAGATGTTTTTCCAATAATATCCTACAACGGGGCCGTTGTTTATGTACCAGATAAAGGCTTCATATTTGAAAAAACTCTTGAATTATCAACTGCTCATAAGGTAATTGATTTCTTTAGAAGGAACAATATCCATGTCCAAACTTATGTAGAAGATATTCTTTATACGGAAAAAGATAACGAAGAAATAAAGTTATATTCTAAGCATGCTGAGGTACCATACACTGTTGTTGATGATTTAAAAGCAATTCATCAACCCCCAATAAAAATCCTTGGAATTGGCGATCAAGAACTTCTTGACCGTTTAATTCCAGACTTGAAAAACGTTGTTGGAAATTCCGCGACAGTTTTCAAAAGTTTTTCTATATTCCTTGATGTAGTTCCCGCTGATGCAAATAAAGGTATCGCTCTTCGTTTTCTTGCCGATTATCTTAAATTCGATTTAAGTGAGACTATAGTTTTCGGAGATAACGAAAATGATATCTTCATGTTTGAAGTTGCAGGGCGAAAAATTGCAGTATCAAACGCTGTGGAAAAACTGAAAGAGGTGGCTGATTTTGTCAGTAAATCCAATGAAGAAAACGGTGTGTACTTTGCTTTTACTCAGCTTTTTCCTGAGTACATCGTTTAG
- a CDS encoding ROK family transcriptional regulator — MKNEAKILLQILRNKTIRRKELEEIIDVTPSTMTYLLDKLKGYIEIEEGDTNLGKPPQFISLSKDAWKVLSISVGREKIRAILYNAKGEELERSEYRVKHENLSNDGITSLVKNIIDKFYDYDSIGIAFSGNVVEDKVYSTILKLDKYDPVKSLKLKNLGIPYVIISDVEAIAAYESKTTGNDKVFVLNYGTGIGACYYEYHALFTRDEFKVIPLGHIYLNGEEKCYCGAKGCLETVASDYVAVKNYLGQNIDFVHFIENEETFWEELKDVRNLYKQNEEVAERVYSQIIDNLAFVVGNISMILGLDEITLYGEGTSTWFANKLEKRINELSKNFNVRVRHGKVMDVVERGTSLEAAVAFVRKKFSK, encoded by the coding sequence TTGAAAAATGAAGCAAAGATACTTCTCCAAATCTTGCGAAATAAAACAATTCGTAGGAAAGAACTCGAAGAAATTATCGATGTTACCCCTTCAACTATGACTTATTTACTTGATAAGCTAAAAGGTTATATAGAAATTGAAGAGGGGGATACCAACCTTGGTAAACCCCCTCAATTCATTTCGCTTTCAAAAGACGCCTGGAAAGTTTTGTCTATAAGTGTTGGGCGTGAAAAAATTCGTGCCATACTTTACAATGCCAAAGGCGAAGAGCTTGAAAGGTCAGAATATCGTGTTAAACACGAAAATCTCTCGAACGATGGTATAACAAGTTTAGTCAAAAACATAATTGACAAATTTTATGATTATGATAGTATCGGTATAGCTTTTTCTGGTAATGTCGTAGAGGATAAGGTCTACTCTACTATACTAAAACTTGATAAGTACGATCCTGTAAAGTCTCTAAAATTAAAAAACCTTGGAATTCCTTATGTTATCATATCTGACGTGGAAGCAATAGCCGCATACGAATCAAAAACAACTGGTAATGATAAAGTTTTCGTACTGAATTACGGAACAGGTATAGGTGCATGTTACTATGAATATCATGCACTTTTTACTCGTGATGAATTCAAAGTTATACCCCTTGGTCATATTTATCTAAATGGTGAAGAAAAATGTTACTGCGGAGCTAAAGGATGTCTTGAAACTGTTGCGTCAGATTACGTTGCGGTGAAAAATTACTTAGGTCAAAATATTGATTTCGTTCATTTTATAGAAAACGAAGAGACTTTCTGGGAAGAATTGAAAGATGTAAGAAACCTTTATAAACAGAATGAGGAAGTCGCTGAACGTGTCTATTCTCAAATTATTGACAATCTTGCGTTTGTTGTTGGGAACATAAGTATGATACTTGGACTTGATGAGATAACTTTGTACGGTGAAGGAACTTCAACTTGGTTTGCAAACAAGCTTGAAAAAAGAATAAATGAATTATCGAAAAATTTCAACGTTAGAGTACGACATGGTAAAGTTATGGATGTTGTTGAGAGAGGAACTTCCTTGGAAGCTGCCGTTGCTTTTGTAAGAAAAAAATTTTCAAAATAA
- a CDS encoding carbohydrate ABC transporter permease — MSTKTKKIIYKIVLSIAVIFVLVWCIFPFYWAVISSLKPNIELFESNPTLWPKSPTFSNYVKVFQERPFHVNIINSIIVSGITTITTLIFGSFAGYAIARLRMKGKAIVMALILSVSMFPQISILGSLFVILRKLGFINTYQGLIIPYVAITLPLTTWILQNFFRDLPKEIEEAAAIDGCSRLRTLFQIVFPMSAPGLVATGLLTFISAWNEFLFAFTFMQKPDFYTVPVAIAMFAGRSQYEQPWGQLMAAAVIVTVPLVVLVLIFQNRIIAGLSSGAVKG, encoded by the coding sequence ATGTCGACTAAAACTAAGAAAATAATATACAAAATTGTTCTTTCCATAGCTGTTATTTTTGTGTTGGTTTGGTGTATTTTTCCATTTTACTGGGCAGTTATATCCTCGCTTAAGCCCAATATCGAATTGTTTGAGTCCAATCCAACACTTTGGCCAAAGTCTCCAACGTTCTCAAATTATGTGAAAGTATTCCAAGAAAGACCATTCCACGTTAATATAATAAATAGTATAATAGTTTCCGGTATAACAACTATAACAACTCTTATTTTTGGTTCATTTGCAGGGTATGCAATAGCAAGGCTTAGGATGAAAGGAAAAGCGATAGTAATGGCTTTGATTCTTTCAGTTAGTATGTTCCCTCAGATATCGATATTAGGTTCGTTGTTTGTTATACTTAGAAAACTGGGATTTATAAACACTTATCAGGGACTTATAATTCCGTATGTTGCTATCACACTTCCTTTAACAACTTGGATATTACAGAATTTCTTTAGAGATTTACCAAAAGAGATAGAGGAAGCTGCGGCAATAGATGGTTGCTCAAGGCTCAGAACCCTATTTCAAATTGTATTTCCAATGTCAGCACCAGGACTTGTCGCTACAGGATTGCTGACATTTATCAGTGCATGGAATGAATTTTTGTTTGCATTTACATTCATGCAAAAACCAGATTTTTACACAGTTCCAGTTGCAATAGCTATGTTTGCTGGTAGAAGTCAATACGAACAACCTTGGGGACAATTAATGGCGGCTGCGGTAATTGTTACCGTACCTTTGGTGGTACTTGTGTTAATATTCCAAAATAGAATAATCGCAGGTTTGAGTTCAGGTGCAGTGAAAGGTTAA
- a CDS encoding carbohydrate kinase family protein codes for MVLFVGELLADMITEEIFDAAEHFELKIGGSPGNIARYLAQLGIPTRILSKVGNDIIGERIIDKLSQNGVDTKYIQIDNFFGTTLVFVQKTPGSPDFFVLRGADRFLELPSEDIFQGIKILHLSCWPISFSETFEKTISIVEKAINSGISISFDPNCRDKIFECGKITKDRINYILKHTTYSKPSLDDAIAMFGDVDYPLEDAVRYYIGEFHKAGVKNVVLTAGKYGAYVSDGAEIVHIPSYAKIVVDATGAGDGFWAGMYYGILNGKDFVQSCIIGSKVASYILGFVGADVELNRDILED; via the coding sequence ATGGTACTTTTTGTAGGTGAATTACTTGCCGATATGATTACAGAAGAAATTTTTGATGCTGCCGAGCATTTTGAGCTGAAAATAGGCGGTTCACCCGGTAATATAGCACGGTACCTTGCTCAGTTGGGTATTCCTACACGGATTCTTTCCAAAGTTGGGAATGACATTATTGGTGAACGAATTATAGATAAACTAAGTCAAAATGGTGTGGATACGAAATATATCCAAATAGATAATTTCTTTGGAACCACACTTGTCTTTGTCCAAAAAACTCCTGGAAGCCCTGATTTTTTTGTTTTAAGAGGAGCAGATAGATTTTTAGAATTGCCAAGTGAGGATATTTTTCAAGGTATAAAAATTTTACATTTGAGTTGCTGGCCTATCTCTTTCAGTGAGACTTTTGAAAAAACGATTTCGATTGTGGAAAAGGCAATTAATAGTGGTATTTCAATAAGCTTTGACCCAAACTGTAGAGACAAAATATTCGAGTGTGGCAAAATAACAAAAGATAGGATAAATTATATATTGAAACACACTACATATTCTAAACCTTCTTTAGACGATGCGATAGCTATGTTTGGCGATGTTGATTATCCATTAGAAGATGCCGTGCGTTACTACATAGGTGAATTTCATAAAGCTGGAGTTAAAAATGTTGTTTTAACTGCTGGTAAGTATGGTGCATATGTTTCAGATGGAGCTGAAATAGTCCATATTCCAAGTTATGCAAAAATTGTTGTTGACGCAACGGGTGCTGGTGATGGCTTTTGGGCTGGAATGTATTATGGAATATTAAATGGAAAAGATTTTGTTCAATCTTGTATAATAGGGAGTAAAGTTGCGTCTTACATACTTGGTTTTGTTGGAGCTGATGTTGAATTGAACAGAGATATTTTGGAGGACTGA